The following are encoded together in the Chlorocebus sabaeus isolate Y175 chromosome 20, mChlSab1.0.hap1, whole genome shotgun sequence genome:
- the AMPD1 gene encoding AMP deaminase 1 isoform X1, with translation MPLFKLAAEEKQIDDATRSFAEKVFATEVKDEGGRQEISPFDVDEICPISHREMQAHIFHLETLSTSIEARRKKRFQGRKTVNLSIPLSETSSTKLSHIDEYISSSPTYQNVPDFQRVQITGDYASGVTVEDFEIVCKGLYRALCIREKYMQKSFQRFPKTPSKYLRNIDGEAWIANESFYPVFTPPVKKGEDPFRTDNLPENMGYHLKMKDGVVYVYPNEAAASKDQPKPLPYPNLDTFLDDMNFLLALIAQGPVKTYTHRRLKFLSSKFQVHQMLNEMDELKELKNNPHRDFYNCRKVDTHIHAAACMNQKHLLRFIKKSYQTDADRVVHSTKEKNLTLKELFVKLNMHPYDLTVDSLDVHAGRQTFQRFDKFNDKYNPVGASELRDLYLKTDNYINGEYFATIIKEVGADLVEAKYQHAEPRLSIYGRSPDEWNKLSSWFVRNRIHCPNMTWMIQVPRIYDVFRSKNFLPHFGKMLENIFMPVFEATINPQADPELSVFLKHITGFDSVDDESKHSGHMFSSKSPKPQEWTLEKNPSYTYYAYYMYANIMVLNSLRKERGMNTFLFRPHCGEAGALTHLMTAFMTADNISHGLNLKKSPVLQYLFFLAQIPIAMSPLSNNSLFLEYAKNPFLNFLQKGLMISLSTDDPMQFHFTKEPLMEEYAIAAQVFKLSTCDMCEVARNSVLQCGISHEEKVKFLGDNYLEEGPAGNDIRRTNVAQIRMAYRYETWCYELNLIAEGLKSTE, from the exons ATGCCTCTGTTCAAACTTGCAG CTGAAGAGAAAC AAATTGATGATGCAACGCGCAGCTTTGCTGAAAAAGTGTTTGCCACTGAAGTCAAAGATGAAGGAGGTCGTCAGGAGATTTCCCCCTTTGATGTGGATGAGATCTGTCCAATTTCTCATCGTGAGATGCAAGCACACATATTCCATCTGGAGACTCTGTCCACCTCCATAGAAGCCAGGAG AAAAAAGCGTTTCCAAGGACGGAAGACTGTTAATTTGTCCATTCCACTAAGTGAAACATCTTCCACCAAACTGTCCCACATTGATGAATACATTTCCTCATCTCCAACCTACCAGAACGTGCCTGATTTTCAGAGAGTGCAGATCACTGGTGACTATGCCTCTGGG gttaCAGTTGAAGATTTTGAAATTGTTTGCAAAGGTCTGTATCGGGCACTATGCATACGTGAGAAATACATGCAGAAGTCATTTCAGAGGTTCCCTAAAACCCCTTCCAAATACTTACGCAACATTGATGGTGAGGCTTGGATAGCAAATGAGAGCTTCTATCCAG TCTTTACTCCTCCTGTGAAGAAGGGAGAGGACCCTTTCCGAACAGACAACCTTCCTGAAAACATGGGCTATCACCTCAAAATGAAGGACGGTGTAGTTTACGTCTATCCTAACGAAGCAGCAGCCAGCAAAGATCAGCCTAAGCCACTTCCTTACCCAAATCTGGACACCTTCTTAGATGATATGAATTTTTTACTTGCTTTAATTGCTCAAGGACCTGT taagACCTATACCCACCGGCGTCTGAAGTTCCTCTCCTCCAAGTTCCAGGTCCATCAGATGCTCAACGAGATGGACGAGTTAAAAGAGCTGAAAAACAACCCCCACCGAGATTTTTATAACTGCAGGAAG GTGGACACTCATATCCATGCAGCCGCTTGCATGAACCAGAAACATCTGCTGCGTTTTATTAAGAAATCTTACCAAACTGATGCTGACAGAGTGGTCCATAGCACCAAAGAGAAGAATCTGACCCTAAAGGAACTTTTTGTGAAATTGAACATGCATCCTTATGACTTGACTGTTGATTCTCTGGATGTTCATGCT GGACGCCAGACCTTCCAGCGTTTTGATAAGTTCAATGACAAATATAATCCTGTAGGAGCAAGTGAGCTACGGGACCTCTACTTGAAGACAGACAATTACATTAATGGAGAATATTTTGCCACTATCATCAAG GAGGTAGGTGCAGACCTGGTGGAGGCCAAGTACCAGCATGCTGAGCCCCGCCTGTCCATCTATGGCCGCAGTCCTGATGAGTGGAACAAACTGTCCTCCTGGTTCGTCCGCAATCGCATCCACTGCCCCAACATGACATGGATGATCCAGGTCCCCAGGATCTA TGATGTGTTCCGTTCCAAGAATTTCCTTCCACATTTTGGAAAAATGCTGGAGAATATTTTCATGCCAGTGTTTGAGGCCACCATCAACCCCCAGGCTGACCCAGAACTCAGTGTCTTCCTCAAGCAT ATCACTGGCTTTGACAGTGTGGATGATGAGTCCAAACACAGTGGCCACATGTTCTCCTCCAAGAGTCCCAAGCCCCAAGAGTGGACATTGGAAAAGAATCCATCTTACACTTACTATGCCTACTACATGTATGCAAACATCATGGTGCTCAACAGCCTGAGAAA GGAACGAGGCATGAATACGTTTCTGTTCCGACCTCACTGTGGGGAAGCTGGAGCCCTCACCCATCTCATGACAGCATTCATGACAGCAGATAATATATCTCATggcctaaatttaaaaaag agtccCGTGTTACAGTACTTGTTTTTCTTAGCCCAGATTCCCATCGCCATGTCACCACTAAGTAACAATAGCCTATTTCTAGAGTATGCCAAAAATCCTTTTTTGAATTTCCTTCAGAAAGGGCTAATGATCTCACTGTCCACAGATGACCCAATGCAATTCCACTTTACCAAG GAGCCCCTAATGGAAGAATATGCTATTGCTGCACAAGTCTTCAAGTTGAGCACCTGTGATATGTGCGAAGTGGCAAGGAACAGTGTCTTGCAGTGTGGAATTTCTCATGAG GAGAAAGTAAAGTTTCTGGGCGACAATTACCTTGAGGAAGGCCCTGCTGGAAATGATATCCGGAGGACAAACGTAGCCCAAATCCGCATGGCCTATCGCTATGAAACCTGGTGTTATGAACTCAATTTAATTGCTGAGGGTcttaaatcaacagaataa
- the AMPD1 gene encoding AMP deaminase 1 isoform X2: MPLFKLAEIDDATRSFAEKVFATEVKDEGGRQEISPFDVDEICPISHREMQAHIFHLETLSTSIEARRKKRFQGRKTVNLSIPLSETSSTKLSHIDEYISSSPTYQNVPDFQRVQITGDYASGVTVEDFEIVCKGLYRALCIREKYMQKSFQRFPKTPSKYLRNIDGEAWIANESFYPVFTPPVKKGEDPFRTDNLPENMGYHLKMKDGVVYVYPNEAAASKDQPKPLPYPNLDTFLDDMNFLLALIAQGPVKTYTHRRLKFLSSKFQVHQMLNEMDELKELKNNPHRDFYNCRKVDTHIHAAACMNQKHLLRFIKKSYQTDADRVVHSTKEKNLTLKELFVKLNMHPYDLTVDSLDVHAGRQTFQRFDKFNDKYNPVGASELRDLYLKTDNYINGEYFATIIKEVGADLVEAKYQHAEPRLSIYGRSPDEWNKLSSWFVRNRIHCPNMTWMIQVPRIYDVFRSKNFLPHFGKMLENIFMPVFEATINPQADPELSVFLKHITGFDSVDDESKHSGHMFSSKSPKPQEWTLEKNPSYTYYAYYMYANIMVLNSLRKERGMNTFLFRPHCGEAGALTHLMTAFMTADNISHGLNLKKSPVLQYLFFLAQIPIAMSPLSNNSLFLEYAKNPFLNFLQKGLMISLSTDDPMQFHFTKEPLMEEYAIAAQVFKLSTCDMCEVARNSVLQCGISHEEKVKFLGDNYLEEGPAGNDIRRTNVAQIRMAYRYETWCYELNLIAEGLKSTE, translated from the exons ATGCCTCTGTTCAAACTTGCAG AAATTGATGATGCAACGCGCAGCTTTGCTGAAAAAGTGTTTGCCACTGAAGTCAAAGATGAAGGAGGTCGTCAGGAGATTTCCCCCTTTGATGTGGATGAGATCTGTCCAATTTCTCATCGTGAGATGCAAGCACACATATTCCATCTGGAGACTCTGTCCACCTCCATAGAAGCCAGGAG AAAAAAGCGTTTCCAAGGACGGAAGACTGTTAATTTGTCCATTCCACTAAGTGAAACATCTTCCACCAAACTGTCCCACATTGATGAATACATTTCCTCATCTCCAACCTACCAGAACGTGCCTGATTTTCAGAGAGTGCAGATCACTGGTGACTATGCCTCTGGG gttaCAGTTGAAGATTTTGAAATTGTTTGCAAAGGTCTGTATCGGGCACTATGCATACGTGAGAAATACATGCAGAAGTCATTTCAGAGGTTCCCTAAAACCCCTTCCAAATACTTACGCAACATTGATGGTGAGGCTTGGATAGCAAATGAGAGCTTCTATCCAG TCTTTACTCCTCCTGTGAAGAAGGGAGAGGACCCTTTCCGAACAGACAACCTTCCTGAAAACATGGGCTATCACCTCAAAATGAAGGACGGTGTAGTTTACGTCTATCCTAACGAAGCAGCAGCCAGCAAAGATCAGCCTAAGCCACTTCCTTACCCAAATCTGGACACCTTCTTAGATGATATGAATTTTTTACTTGCTTTAATTGCTCAAGGACCTGT taagACCTATACCCACCGGCGTCTGAAGTTCCTCTCCTCCAAGTTCCAGGTCCATCAGATGCTCAACGAGATGGACGAGTTAAAAGAGCTGAAAAACAACCCCCACCGAGATTTTTATAACTGCAGGAAG GTGGACACTCATATCCATGCAGCCGCTTGCATGAACCAGAAACATCTGCTGCGTTTTATTAAGAAATCTTACCAAACTGATGCTGACAGAGTGGTCCATAGCACCAAAGAGAAGAATCTGACCCTAAAGGAACTTTTTGTGAAATTGAACATGCATCCTTATGACTTGACTGTTGATTCTCTGGATGTTCATGCT GGACGCCAGACCTTCCAGCGTTTTGATAAGTTCAATGACAAATATAATCCTGTAGGAGCAAGTGAGCTACGGGACCTCTACTTGAAGACAGACAATTACATTAATGGAGAATATTTTGCCACTATCATCAAG GAGGTAGGTGCAGACCTGGTGGAGGCCAAGTACCAGCATGCTGAGCCCCGCCTGTCCATCTATGGCCGCAGTCCTGATGAGTGGAACAAACTGTCCTCCTGGTTCGTCCGCAATCGCATCCACTGCCCCAACATGACATGGATGATCCAGGTCCCCAGGATCTA TGATGTGTTCCGTTCCAAGAATTTCCTTCCACATTTTGGAAAAATGCTGGAGAATATTTTCATGCCAGTGTTTGAGGCCACCATCAACCCCCAGGCTGACCCAGAACTCAGTGTCTTCCTCAAGCAT ATCACTGGCTTTGACAGTGTGGATGATGAGTCCAAACACAGTGGCCACATGTTCTCCTCCAAGAGTCCCAAGCCCCAAGAGTGGACATTGGAAAAGAATCCATCTTACACTTACTATGCCTACTACATGTATGCAAACATCATGGTGCTCAACAGCCTGAGAAA GGAACGAGGCATGAATACGTTTCTGTTCCGACCTCACTGTGGGGAAGCTGGAGCCCTCACCCATCTCATGACAGCATTCATGACAGCAGATAATATATCTCATggcctaaatttaaaaaag agtccCGTGTTACAGTACTTGTTTTTCTTAGCCCAGATTCCCATCGCCATGTCACCACTAAGTAACAATAGCCTATTTCTAGAGTATGCCAAAAATCCTTTTTTGAATTTCCTTCAGAAAGGGCTAATGATCTCACTGTCCACAGATGACCCAATGCAATTCCACTTTACCAAG GAGCCCCTAATGGAAGAATATGCTATTGCTGCACAAGTCTTCAAGTTGAGCACCTGTGATATGTGCGAAGTGGCAAGGAACAGTGTCTTGCAGTGTGGAATTTCTCATGAG GAGAAAGTAAAGTTTCTGGGCGACAATTACCTTGAGGAAGGCCCTGCTGGAAATGATATCCGGAGGACAAACGTAGCCCAAATCCGCATGGCCTATCGCTATGAAACCTGGTGTTATGAACTCAATTTAATTGCTGAGGGTcttaaatcaacagaataa